The Kribbella sp. HUAS MG21 genome includes the window CACCCGGCGCTCGCGATGGAGACCCGGGTCGCGCTGACGCTGCGGATGGTCGGCGGTCTGACCGTGCCGGAGATCTCCCGCGCGTTCCTTGTCCAGGAGACGGCGATGGGCCAGCGCATCACGCGTGCGAAGGCGAAGATCAAGGCGGCGCGGATCCCGTACCGCGTCCCGTCCGCGGAGGACCTGCCGGGGCGCGTGTCCGGAGTACTCGCTGTGCTGTTCCTGGTCTTCAACGAGGGGTATCTGGCGACGGGCGCCGATACCGATCCGGTGCGCCATGAGCTGACCGCCGAGGCGATCCGGCTCACGCGGCTGATCCGCGGGCTGCTGCCGGACGACGGCGAGGTGGCTGGGTTGCTCGCGCTGATGCTGCTCACCGAGGCTCGGCGTACGGCGCGCGTGTCGCAGACCGGTGAGCTGGTGTCGCTCGACGAGCAGGACCGTGGCGCTTGGGACACCGCGATGATTGCCGAGGGCCACCAGTTGGTGCGGGAACGTCTCGCGACCCGGCTGCCGCCGGGGCGGTACCAGATCCTGGCGGCGATCAACGCAGTACACACGTCGGCGCGCGACGCCCGCGACACCGACTGGTCGCAGGTGGTCGCGCTGTACGACCAGCTCGCCCGGATCGACCGCTCCCCCATCGTCGCGCTCAACCGCGCGATCGCCGTCGCCGAGCTGGACGGCCCGGAGGTCGCGCTGGCGATCGTCGACAAGCTCGGCGAGAAGCTGTCGGGCTATCACGCGTACCACGCGACGCGCGCCGACCTGCTCCGGCGCCTGGGCCGCAGCGCGGAGTCGCGCGCCGCGTACGACAAGGCGATCGAACACGCCGCGAACACCGCCGAGATCGCTTACCTGACCCGCCGCCGGGATCAACTGGCATGAGGCTATGAGCGGCCGAAGCGGGCCAGGTAGTGCCAGACGTACTTGATCGACTGCGCGGGATGGATGCCGGAACGTGCTGCGGAGCCGAGGATCTCGGGGGTCAACTCCTCGCCGAGCTTGCAGGCGAGAGCGACGATCTCGGGACTGCGGTAGTTCGGGTCGAAGACGGTCGGGTCGGCGCGGAAGCCGGGGTGGTACTCGAGTGGGCAGCCGAGTCGGCGGGCGGCGGTTTCGACTGGGGTGCCGGCGAAGGACGGGTCCAGGACGATGGCGTCGACGTCTGTCGCGAAGCGGATCGGACCGTGGATGTGGGCCTCGATGTAGTCGTCGAGGTCGTCGTGAGTGGCGGCGTCGGCGAGGGCGTGCAGGTGCGGGAGGACTGTGTGGTCGCCGAAGTCGGCCGGTTCGCGGGCGGAGTCCGGGAAGCAGAACGTCGCACGGTCGGCCAGGTCGGGTTTCAGGCGCAGGTACGACGATCCGAAGCGGATCGCGCCGCCGTAGATGTCGGCGCGGCGGTTCCACGCGCCGTACGCGGGGCGGGCCGTTCCGGGTTGGTCGTCGTACCGGCCGGCGAACAGGCGGCTCTCCCAGCGCCAGCGGTCTCCGCCGGGTTGGGCCGTCAGTCCGCCGTTGGAGATTCCAGTGGCGAACTGTGAGCGGTAGAACCCGTCGGCGGCCATCGACTCGATCACCAGTTGGCCGTCGTGCGGCCAGTTCGGGTGGAACTGCACGGTCAGCATGGGCCGGTTTCGTTGCCGTCGGCGTCGACCGTGATGAAGCGGAGCTGCTGGTCGTGGCGGCCGATGCGGAGCCAGTGCCGGAAGGCGATGCGCGCGGTCGGCGGCATGTCGAGGTCCGGGTCTTCGGTGAGGCTGAACCAGTGCAGGTCACCTTCGGCGCATTCCGTCGGGCGCGACGCCGTCGGGAGCAGGGTTGTGGTGAAGTAGTACGTCGTACGCACCTCGGCGCCGGTGTCGCGTACGGCGACGTACCGGAGCGCGAGGTCCGTGAGCTGGTCGGCCGTGACGCCGATCTCCTCGTGCAGTTCGCGGAGCGCGGCGGCTGTCGGGTCGGTGAGTTCGGCGGGCTCGAGGTGGCCGCCGATGCCGACCCAGGAGTCCGCGATCGCGCGCGAACCGCGGCGGTAGAGGAGCAGCACCTGCTCGTCGCGGACCAGGTACACCGAGGTGAGGTGCCGCGCGGAGCGCAGGCTCATCGTCAGACGTTGACGTCGAAACCGAGGTCCAGGTCGCAGGCCGCCTGACCGCCGCGGATGCCCCAGTTCGAGGTCGGGTGGTCGCGGACCAGGATCGTGACGTGGTCCGGCGGGATGCCGAACGCCTTCAGGTTCGTGACGATCTCCGTGTACAGCGTGCGCTTCGCGTCGACCGAGCGCCCGGCGAAGCAGTCGATGCTGACCAGCGTGAAGTACTCCGGCTGCGCGAGCCGCGGCGAACACGCGAACCGATGCGGCGCGTGCGCCACCAGCCGCACGTCCTTGTCCTGCGGCGGAATCCGGAACGCCGTGACCAGCGCACCATGTACCGCCTCTATCAACCCGACCTCGTCCGCCGCGGAGTACTCCCGCCGCACCTCGATCAACCCACTCGGCATGAACCGCATCCTTTCGTCCTACCCCCACCCCACCACGAAGCCCCCACTCCGGCGACCGAATATGTCGGTGGCGACCGGAACACTTGGCTGCCATGAAGATCCCGCGCGGTGCCGCCGTCGTCATCCGGTCCGGCAAGGTGCTGGTGGTGAAGCGGTACCTGCGGCACCGGACGGCCGCCGAGTGTGTGATGTGCGAGTACGCCGGTGCGCGCGGTCCGGAGTGCGGCGGTCATCGGTACGCCGTACTGCCCGGCGGACACGTGGAACCGGGCGAGTCGGCGGCGTCGGCCGCGCTGCGTGAACTCGAGGAGGAGACGACGCTGACCGGGTCGACGGCCCGGCTGCTGTGGACGGGCACGCACAACGGCCGTCCCGCGTACTACTTCCGGGTCGACGACGCGAGCGGCGTACCGAAGCTGTCCGGCGACGAGGCGCTCGAGCACTCCGCCAGGAACCACTTCGAGTTGAGGTGGGCAGATTCCCGAAAGCTGGAAGCCTTCGGAATCTACCCACCGGAGCTGCTGGGCATGCTGGTCGAGGCCGGCTGTGATACCGGTCAGCCAGAGGTCAGCTTCACGGCATGATTTCGGCGATCATGCGGTGGCCTTGGCGTTCGAAGGGTTCGTCGCCTACCTGGTGGGCCCAGATGGCGGTGTTGACGGCTTCGCGGAGTTGGGCGCGGTGCCAGGCGGCGGGTTCGCGCGGGTCGGCGCCGTAGCCGGTCAGGAAGGCCTCCTCGAGTGCCGGCTCGGTGCGGAACTGCTGGGCGGCGAGGCGGGCGAGGTCGGTGTACGCCGGGCGGAGGTCTGCGCGCCCGAAGTCGATGACGCGGACGGCGCCGTTGTCGATCAGCCAGTTGCGCGGCTGCCAGTCGCCGTGCGTCGGTACGAGCGTCGCAGGCGGCGTCGGCCAGCCCTCGATCGTCTTCCGCAGCCGGGCGGCGAGGTCCGGGGCGATGCGGTGGGGCTTGCTGAGGTTGGTCAGCGTCCGCTGGTTCTCGCGGGACTCGTAGGCGTCGTCCGGTACGGCGGACTGCCGGTGGAACGCCGCGAGCAATGCGCCTGCCTGGCGGTAGGCGTCGGGCGTCCATTCGTACGGCGTACCTTCGACCAGCTCGCCTGGCAGGAACCGGGTGAGCAGCAGCTTCGCGGGCCCGTCGGCGTGGACGAGCTCGGGCGCCGACCCCCGCGCGGTCCATGGCCGCAGCCAGTTGCGGTGGGCACGGATCTCGCGGGCCAGGTGGTGATCGGCGTCGCCGCCGGCCTTCGCGATGTACCGCTCGCCGTGGTGCTCGAACTCCAGGACGAGGGTGCCGACGAGATCCCAGCTGTGGTCCTGCACGAGCCGGGCGGACGGCAGCCATGCGTCCAGCAGGACTTGCTGCGATTCGGTGAGTCCCACGCGCAAAGACTAGCGCAGAAAAGTGGCGGGAAAAGCTGGACGAATTGTCCGGCAAGATTTATCCTGGCCGAATGCAGAATTCACAGGAGAATGCCTCTTCACCAATTAACTTATCATCCGGAATTGCGGAAAGCAAGTCCGGTGAATTCTGGCAGCTCGGGGAGGTGGCGGTCCGGCGGATCGGCTTCGGGGCGAAGCGGCTCGCGGGCGCCGGCGACGGGGGTGGCGTTCAGGAGCAGGCGGTCGGATTGCTGCGGCGCGTGGTTGAGCTGGGGATCAACCACATCGACACCGCGGCCTTCTACCCGAGCCGCGGGCGTGCAGGTGAGACCAGTTTCGAGAGTCTGGGCTGGGCGAACGACGTGATCCGCCGCGCGCTGGCGCCGTACCCGGACGACCTGGTGATCGCGACGAAGGTCGGCCCGACCGACCACGGCATGGCGCGACCGGACGAGCTCGCCGGTCTGGTGGAGGCCGATCTGCGCGCGCTCGGCGTGGATTCCCTCGACCTGGTGTATCTCCGGCAGCAAGGGCTGACGTCGATCGCAGAGCATTTCGGCGTACTGGCGGAACTCCAGAAGAAGGGCCTGATCCGGCAATTGGGCGTGTCGAACGTGCGCGCCGAACATTTCCACGAAGCGCGCGCGATCGCACCGGTGGCCGCCGTACAGAATCGGTACAGCGTGGGATTCGGGCGGGTGAACGACGACCTGCTGCGGTTGTGCGGTGAGCTCGGGATCGCGTTCATCCCGTTCTTCGCGCTCACCGCCGAGTCGCGCGAGGCCGGCGGCGTACCGGAGTCGGGTCCCGTCCAGGAGATCGCGAAACGACACGGGGCGACCGACGCGCAGGTGCGCCTGGCGTGGACGCTCAGCCGCGGCGCCCACGTCCTCGCCATCCCCGGTACGTCGAGCCCACACCATCTCGAGCAGAACCTGCGAGCCGCCGACCTCACCCTGTCCCCCGCCGACCTCGCAGTACTGGACGCCCTGACCGACTGATCCACGTAGGGTGAGCTGACCTGGAAGGGGTGTTGGGTGCGGGCGGTGGCGTTCTTCGACGTGGACGGGACGCTGGTACCGGGGATCTCGTCGGCGGTGTATCTGGCGGGTCATCTCGGGCATCAGCAAGCAGTCGCCGCGGCCGAGGCGGCGTGGGACGCCGGGCTGGTCGATCCGCGGTACGTCGAGGAGCTCGACGCGCGGCTGGAAGGGCACGAGCGAGACACAGATCCAGGAGTGGCTCGAGGACATGCCAGTCGTCGATGGCATCGCGGACGTCGTCGAGTGGTGTGTCGCGCACGATGTCGTACCGGCGCTGGCCACGCTCGCCTGGCGGCCGGTCGGTGAGTTCCTGTGTGCGAAGTTCGGGTTCGTCGCGGCGTCCGGGCCGACATTGGAGGTGCGCGACGGCGTCTACACCGGGATCTCGCTGACCGGCAGCGACGAGTATCGGAAGCGGGATTTCGCGCGCGAGTTCGCGCGGGACCGCGGGCTGTCGCTGGACCGGTGTGCCGCGATCGGTGACAGCCTGTCCGACCTGCCGTTGTTCGGTGAGGTCGGGCTGGCGATCGGCTTCAACCCGACACCCAAGGCGCAGGCGCTCGCGCACACCAACCACACAGGTCCGGACCTCCGGGTTGTGCTGCCGACGCTCAGGGCGGGGCTGTGTTGAGCACTGTGTTGTTCGATCTGGACGGGACGCTGGTGGATCAGGAGTCGGCGGCGGCTGCGGCGGCGGCGGCGGTCGGGTGGGCCGCGGAGTACGGCGTGACGGGTGTGGAGGTCGCGGCGGAGTGGGCGGTGGTGTCGGAGAAGCACTATCGGCGGTATCAGCGGTTCAAGCTCGAGCGGCTGGGGCTGGCGGCTGAGATCGACCTG containing:
- a CDS encoding DUF6596 domain-containing protein, which translates into the protein MNDVQEAVTRAHRGEWARVVASLTKRFGDLDIAEEAAAEAFATAVERWPADGVPPNPGAWLTTTANRKAIDRIRREAKRDDKQKEAQMSYGEPPEPLGVIDDERLRLIFTCCHPALAMETRVALTLRMVGGLTVPEISRAFLVQETAMGQRITRAKAKIKAARIPYRVPSAEDLPGRVSGVLAVLFLVFNEGYLATGADTDPVRHELTAEAIRLTRLIRGLLPDDGEVAGLLALMLLTEARRTARVSQTGELVSLDEQDRGAWDTAMIAEGHQLVRERLATRLPPGRYQILAAINAVHTSARDARDTDWSQVVALYDQLARIDRSPIVALNRAIAVAELDGPEVALAIVDKLGEKLSGYHAYHATRADLLRRLGRSAESRAAYDKAIEHAANTAEIAYLTRRRDQLA
- a CDS encoding DUF3626 domain-containing protein, with protein sequence MLTVQFHPNWPHDGQLVIESMAADGFYRSQFATGISNGGLTAQPGGDRWRWESRLFAGRYDDQPGTARPAYGAWNRRADIYGGAIRFGSSYLRLKPDLADRATFCFPDSAREPADFGDHTVLPHLHALADAATHDDLDDYIEAHIHGPIRFATDVDAIVLDPSFAGTPVETAARRLGCPLEYHPGFRADPTVFDPNYRSPEIVALACKLGEELTPEILGSAARSGIHPAQSIKYVWHYLARFGRS
- a CDS encoding tautomerase family protein — translated: MPSGLIEVRREYSAADEVGLIEAVHGALVTAFRIPPQDKDVRLVAHAPHRFACSPRLAQPEYFTLVSIDCFAGRSVDAKRTLYTEIVTNLKAFGIPPDHVTILVRDHPTSNWGIRGGQAACDLDLGFDVNV
- a CDS encoding aldo/keto reductase, giving the protein MAVRRIGFGAKRLAGAGDGGGVQEQAVGLLRRVVELGINHIDTAAFYPSRGRAGETSFESLGWANDVIRRALAPYPDDLVIATKVGPTDHGMARPDELAGLVEADLRALGVDSLDLVYLRQQGLTSIAEHFGVLAELQKKGLIRQLGVSNVRAEHFHEARAIAPVAAVQNRYSVGFGRVNDDLLRLCGELGIAFIPFFALTAESREAGGVPESGPVQEIAKRHGATDAQVRLAWTLSRGAHVLAIPGTSSPHHLEQNLRAADLTLSPADLAVLDALTD
- a CDS encoding NUDIX domain-containing protein; its protein translation is MSLRSARHLTSVYLVRDEQVLLLYRRGSRAIADSWVGIGGHLEPAELTDPTAAALRELHEEIGVTADQLTDLALRYVAVRDTGAEVRTTYYFTTTLLPTASRPTECAEGDLHWFSLTEDPDLDMPPTARIAFRHWLRIGRHDQQLRFITVDADGNETGPC
- a CDS encoding NUDIX domain-containing protein codes for the protein MKIPRGAAVVIRSGKVLVVKRYLRHRTAAECVMCEYAGARGPECGGHRYAVLPGGHVEPGESAASAALRELEEETTLTGSTARLLWTGTHNGRPAYYFRVDDASGVPKLSGDEALEHSARNHFELRWADSRKLEAFGIYPPELLGMLVEAGCDTGQPEVSFTA
- a CDS encoding haloacid dehalogenase-like hydrolase; this translates as MQEWLEDMPVVDGIADVVEWCVAHDVVPALATLAWRPVGEFLCAKFGFVAASGPTLEVRDGVYTGISLTGSDEYRKRDFAREFARDRGLSLDRCAAIGDSLSDLPLFGEVGLAIGFNPTPKAQALAHTNHTGPDLRVVLPTLRAGLC
- a CDS encoding phosphotransferase, with translation MGLTESQQVLLDAWLPSARLVQDHSWDLVGTLVLEFEHHGERYIAKAGGDADHHLAREIRAHRNWLRPWTARGSAPELVHADGPAKLLLTRFLPGELVEGTPYEWTPDAYRQAGALLAAFHRQSAVPDDAYESRENQRTLTNLSKPHRIAPDLAARLRKTIEGWPTPPATLVPTHGDWQPRNWLIDNGAVRVIDFGRADLRPAYTDLARLAAQQFRTEPALEEAFLTGYGADPREPAAWHRAQLREAVNTAIWAHQVGDEPFERQGHRMIAEIMP